A genomic window from Pseudomonadota bacterium includes:
- a CDS encoding choice-of-anchor D domain-containing protein encodes MRATATVKNRPQSGGISFSTHFFCLALLWLVLSSLLSAPLQAANEGDNIPISVINATTTLLPDDQQNPYVIAVPDKNKWFVVWEDWRNWSVSGADIYGRFINDDGTYCGDEIAICTAPGNQTVPVAAYRDLPDASPQTAGTDKLMVAWQDVRGTTAGGYLYYRMLDVSLLVPADCSGVTLGTEAAVGYNSIDGDELRSRKLPDLAYDGARDRFWLVWVEGRNRLQRIEEQPFGVAAYETTPRVAITTTWNFGDSNAVAYVAIDAAVETAVSGPELLRNTSLIPVDSDSDGDFDDDDNFRDGVRTVRLISHSRSDKEDAYVYEYFSNINNVKVACDQSSPETLIVWEGVRGRATLTITYEDYPNPDPGEGYADANDLFSAKMELDLWDGDDGLTHIYALFDKYIDQTVVNAQLVDSSTKGCFYPAIGFDGIHRKFLVVWEDRDVWGGVGDGLHSKIFGQLLYSGGGLYGANLAIGFQDSNGDGNQDANLLAANQTRPQVAVDSSNQRFFVTWQDGRNSQVSLENLDIYGQFVDSEGSLRGNNYAVCVEPANQYNPVTAYNPGNHQFLTVWKDARNLNTTNSDIYGQRFTLGQPQLILLNEDDTPLVPPLLDFGAVQAGEAPTLSIKMKNIGDSTMQIGYVTPLAAPFSYVSLPPELVAMDGSSINLVPGASYKLYVRFAPTTDGTFIDDFTITSDSTSLRVNLQGVSVATVPPVAGIRVTPGSGAFGSVLVDESKSMVFTFSNTGNVDVDIKGYDLSPGFSVEGLSGTILAGKDLVALVKFEPEQPRSYSGSLRVFYNYGLATSEIGLSGVGVGNVIAGVTAPGNTGFGNCAVGATRTVALNFVNTGNVDISVLGIDLPGTVFSVSGLPGSIAAYDSLTVVASFTPAEPQNYSSTLRVIYDHGLPPAEIVFSGTGVFDVNNVITVADELDFGACNLDESRSANLRFFNNGSVDIEIAAVDLPTGAFAVSGIPGTIPAQGALDAMVIFSPQLVRSYTQTMRVLYDHGVVTDEIVFSGSGVKLSLPAVTLAPQALDFGRTALGASRSQTLVLTNTGDVDVNIVAVDLPDSRFIVDGLTPGVLAAGQTRVAVVTFTPDAAYTFTSGLRIFFDRDLAAQEIPLQGQGVEVEFSPEQLGFHDCEVGSRTILSVTVTNASDHDLQVKGLLTGTADFSVSGIRAGDVLHAGGHSLTCQVTFTPDASGYFEDGLYISIGPVQDLATIPYEEIDWGTPYMVLLRATVNADFTVTEYDSFTGDRDYKMAVSASTRQGGQLFILLSHDPLSAGGIYALTANGTLKPFPYNASFGWQSLAYMNSASSGLKLDLSRVDLRPLGCSACVGGVGDEGQNDISFGGIVLTPPNRETFSNGSDFKYLAGTLYLATYIKDAGMSGPFDFNKGLLEMQSLNLHSLAGTWRVTSRYYEEDKTHPTLLIVSEDGQGGLGLNWPEFTGYAPEILYNPDASGYIIRFTIPAGGLRYQYTYKIGQLTADSFSGAYSCHVNGELQFEDQLVSGVRVK; translated from the coding sequence ATGAGGGCAACGGCAACTGTAAAAAATCGGCCGCAGTCGGGCGGGATTTCTTTTTCCACCCACTTTTTCTGTCTGGCCCTGTTGTGGCTGGTCCTGAGCTCGCTGTTGTCGGCGCCGCTGCAGGCCGCCAACGAAGGCGATAATATTCCCATCTCGGTAATCAACGCCACGACGACCCTGCTGCCGGATGATCAGCAGAATCCCTATGTCATCGCCGTGCCGGACAAGAACAAATGGTTCGTGGTCTGGGAAGACTGGCGCAACTGGAGCGTGAGTGGGGCCGATATCTACGGTCGCTTCATCAACGATGACGGCACCTATTGCGGTGATGAAATCGCGATCTGCACGGCTCCCGGCAATCAGACCGTGCCGGTGGCCGCCTATCGCGACCTGCCGGACGCTAGTCCCCAGACGGCCGGCACCGATAAGCTCATGGTCGCCTGGCAGGATGTGCGCGGCACGACCGCCGGGGGCTATCTGTATTACCGGATGCTGGATGTCTCCCTGCTGGTGCCGGCGGATTGTTCCGGGGTGACGCTGGGGACGGAGGCGGCGGTCGGTTATAATTCGATCGACGGCGATGAACTGCGTTCGCGCAAACTGCCGGATCTGGCTTACGACGGCGCCCGCGATCGGTTCTGGCTGGTCTGGGTCGAGGGCAGAAACCGTCTGCAGAGGATTGAGGAGCAGCCTTTCGGCGTGGCGGCCTATGAAACCACTCCTCGGGTGGCGATTACCACGACCTGGAACTTCGGCGACAGCAACGCGGTCGCCTATGTCGCCATTGACGCGGCTGTCGAAACTGCGGTCTCGGGTCCGGAGCTGCTGCGCAATACCAGCCTGATTCCGGTCGATAGCGACAGTGACGGTGATTTCGATGATGACGATAATTTCAGGGATGGTGTTCGGACGGTGCGGCTGATCTCGCACAGCCGATCCGACAAGGAGGATGCCTATGTCTACGAGTATTTTAGTAATATCAATAATGTCAAGGTGGCCTGTGATCAGTCCTCGCCTGAAACCCTGATCGTCTGGGAGGGGGTGCGGGGCCGGGCGACCCTGACCATTACCTATGAAGATTATCCCAATCCCGATCCGGGGGAAGGCTATGCCGATGCAAACGACCTTTTTTCCGCGAAAATGGAGCTGGATCTGTGGGACGGTGACGACGGCCTGACTCATATCTACGCCCTTTTTGATAAATATATCGACCAGACCGTGGTGAATGCCCAGCTGGTCGACAGTTCCACCAAGGGTTGTTTTTATCCAGCCATCGGTTTTGACGGAATCCATCGCAAGTTTCTTGTCGTCTGGGAGGACCGGGACGTTTGGGGCGGAGTCGGGGATGGGCTGCACAGCAAGATTTTCGGCCAGCTGCTTTATTCCGGCGGCGGCCTTTACGGCGCCAACCTGGCGATCGGTTTTCAGGACAGCAACGGCGACGGAAACCAGGACGCCAACCTTCTGGCCGCCAACCAGACCCGGCCGCAGGTGGCGGTGGATTCCTCGAATCAGCGTTTCTTCGTGACCTGGCAGGATGGGCGAAATTCCCAAGTTTCTCTGGAAAACCTCGATATTTACGGGCAGTTCGTCGATTCCGAGGGCAGTTTGCGGGGTAATAATTACGCCGTTTGCGTTGAACCCGCCAATCAGTACAACCCGGTCACCGCCTATAATCCCGGCAATCATCAGTTTCTGACCGTCTGGAAGGATGCCCGGAATCTCAACACCACGAATTCCGATATCTATGGGCAGCGCTTTACCTTGGGGCAGCCTCAGCTGATTCTGCTCAACGAGGATGACACCCCCCTGGTGCCGCCGCTGCTTGATTTCGGCGCGGTCCAGGCCGGTGAAGCCCCGACCTTGTCGATCAAGATGAAAAACATTGGGGACAGCACAATGCAGATCGGCTATGTAACCCCGTTGGCGGCCCCTTTTTCCTATGTTTCCCTGCCGCCTGAACTAGTGGCAATGGATGGCTCCAGCATTAACCTGGTGCCCGGCGCCAGTTACAAACTTTATGTGCGCTTTGCCCCGACCACGGACGGCACCTTTATCGATGATTTTACGATCACCTCGGACAGTACCAGCCTGAGGGTTAATCTGCAGGGAGTCAGTGTGGCAACCGTGCCGCCGGTTGCCGGAATTCGCGTGACTCCGGGTTCCGGGGCTTTCGGCAGCGTGCTTGTCGATGAAAGCAAGTCGATGGTTTTTACCTTTTCCAATACCGGTAACGTCGATGTCGATATCAAGGGGTACGATCTTTCTCCGGGATTCAGTGTCGAAGGGCTTTCCGGGACGATCTTGGCCGGCAAGGATCTGGTCGCCCTGGTGAAATTCGAGCCGGAGCAGCCGCGTTCCTACTCCGGTTCTCTGCGGGTTTTCTATAACTATGGCCTGGCCACCAGCGAGATCGGTCTGAGTGGTGTTGGGGTCGGTAATGTTATCGCCGGGGTGACGGCGCCCGGCAATACCGGCTTCGGTAATTGCGCGGTCGGGGCGACGCGAACGGTCGCACTCAATTTTGTCAATACCGGCAATGTCGATATCTCGGTTCTGGGGATTGATCTGCCCGGCACCGTTTTCAGCGTCAGTGGCCTGCCGGGCAGTATCGCAGCCTATGATTCTCTGACCGTGGTGGCTTCCTTTACCCCGGCGGAGCCGCAAAACTATAGTTCTACCCTGCGGGTGATTTACGATCATGGCTTGCCGCCGGCCGAGATTGTCTTCAGTGGTACCGGGGTCTTTGATGTTAATAATGTGATTACGGTGGCGGATGAGCTTGATTTCGGGGCCTGCAACCTTGATGAAAGCCGCAGCGCCAATCTGCGCTTTTTTAATAACGGCAGCGTTGACATCGAGATCGCGGCGGTGGATCTGCCGACTGGGGCTTTCGCGGTCAGCGGTATTCCCGGAACGATTCCGGCCCAGGGCGCGCTGGATGCCATGGTCATCTTCTCGCCGCAGCTGGTGCGTTCCTATACCCAGACTATGCGGGTGCTGTACGATCACGGAGTTGTCACGGATGAGATTGTTTTCAGTGGCAGTGGAGTCAAACTTTCACTCCCGGCCGTCACACTCGCACCTCAGGCTCTCGATTTCGGTCGTACGGCCCTGGGCGCAAGCCGGAGCCAGACTCTGGTTCTGACGAATACCGGGGATGTCGATGTCAATATCGTGGCCGTGGATTTGCCCGACAGTCGTTTTATCGTCGACGGTCTGACCCCCGGAGTCTTGGCCGCAGGGCAGACCCGGGTCGCGGTGGTAACCTTTACTCCCGACGCGGCTTATACCTTTACTTCCGGACTGAGGATTTTTTTTGATCGTGATCTGGCAGCGCAGGAGATTCCCCTGCAGGGTCAGGGGGTTGAGGTCGAGTTTTCGCCGGAGCAGCTTGGTTTCCACGACTGCGAGGTGGGTAGCCGCACCATTTTAAGTGTCACCGTCACCAACGCTTCAGATCATGATTTGCAGGTGAAGGGGCTGCTTACCGGCACGGCTGATTTCAGTGTCAGCGGCATCAGAGCCGGTGATGTCCTTCATGCCGGTGGCCACTCCCTGACCTGTCAGGTAACGTTCACACCCGATGCTTCCGGTTATTTCGAGGATGGTCTTTATATCAGCATCGGTCCGGTGCAGGATCTGGCTACGATTCCCTATGAAGAAATTGACTGGGGCACTCCCTACATGGTGTTGCTGCGAGCTACGGTCAATGCTGATTTCACGGTTACCGAATACGACAGTTTTACCGGTGACCGGGATTATAAAATGGCGGTTAGCGCGTCAACTCGTCAGGGCGGCCAACTCTTTATTCTGCTGTCGCATGATCCGCTTTCCGCGGGAGGGATTTATGCCCTGACCGCCAACGGTACTCTGAAGCCTTTTCCCTATAATGCCTCTTTCGGTTGGCAGAGTCTTGCCTATATGAATAGTGCCTCGTCCGGCTTGAAGCTTGATCTGAGCCGGGTCGATCTGCGGCCCCTGGGTTGCAGCGCCTGCGTGGGCGGTGTCGGCGATGAAGGGCAGAATGATATTTCTTTCGGTGGTATTGTGCTTACCCCACCGAACCGCGAGACATTCAGCAACGGTTCCGATTTCAAATACCTGGCCGGAACGCTTTATCTGGCGACCTACATCAAGGATGCCGGAATGAGTGGGCCTTTTGATTTCAATAAAGGTTTGCTGGAGATGCAGAGTCTGAACCTTCATTCCCTGGCCGGTACCTGGCGGGTGACTTCGCGTTATTACGAGGAAGATAAAACCCACCCCACGCTTCTGATTGTGAGTGAAGACGGTCAGGGCGGACTCGGTCTGAACTGGCCGGAATTTACAGGTTATGCGCCGGAGATCCTCTATAATCCTGACGCCTCCGGCTATATTATCAGATTTACGATTCCAGCCGGCGGATTGAGATACCAGTATACGTATAAAATCGGTCAGTTGACGGCGGACAGCTTCAGCGGCGCGTATAGCTGTCATGTCAATGGTGAGTTGCAGTTTGAGGACCAGCTGGTCAGTGGTGTCAGGGTTAAATAG
- a CDS encoding triose-phosphate isomerase, which translates to MVLQILAGNWKMNLTLSQGRRFMEALRSGLEGKKPFCKLILAPNFTLLAELAGPCAAAGIGLAAQNCAAQAEGSLTGETSVAMLRDIGVEYVLVGHSERRHYFAENDALLACKLKLVAEAGLTPIFCVGESQAERRAGRADAVVLRQLELGLADFPGASLMIAYEPVWAIGTGQTATPDDARLMHARIRKFLVGRFAQGVALPILYGGSAKPENAAALLAQPEVDGLLVGGASLDPDSFLRMAFTGGDKPL; encoded by the coding sequence ATGGTTCTTCAGATCCTTGCCGGTAACTGGAAAATGAATTTGACCCTGTCTCAGGGTCGGCGTTTTATGGAAGCGTTGCGCTCCGGTCTGGAGGGTAAAAAGCCCTTCTGTAAACTCATTCTGGCACCCAATTTCACCCTGCTCGCCGAACTTGCCGGACCTTGCGCCGCTGCCGGTATCGGATTGGCGGCGCAGAACTGCGCCGCCCAGGCCGAAGGCTCCCTGACCGGGGAAACCTCGGTGGCGATGTTGCGCGATATCGGGGTTGAATACGTGTTGGTCGGTCATTCCGAGCGGCGGCACTATTTTGCCGAAAATGATGCTTTGCTGGCCTGTAAACTGAAGCTTGTCGCCGAGGCCGGACTAACGCCGATTTTCTGTGTCGGGGAAAGTCAAGCCGAGCGTCGGGCCGGTCGGGCCGACGCCGTGGTTTTACGTCAGCTCGAACTGGGGCTTGCGGATTTTCCGGGCGCATCCTTGATGATAGCCTATGAACCGGTCTGGGCCATCGGTACCGGACAAACCGCGACTCCGGATGACGCCCGGCTCATGCATGCGCGGATTCGGAAGTTTCTGGTCGGACGGTTTGCGCAAGGAGTGGCTCTGCCGATCCTTTACGGGGGCAGTGCCAAGCCGGAAAATGCGGCGGCCCTGCTGGCTCAGCCCGAGGTGGACGGGCTTTTGGTCGGAGGGGCATCGCTGGATCCCGACTCCTTTCTGAGGATGGCTTTTACCGGCGGGGATAAGCCGTTATAA
- a CDS encoding phosphoglycerate kinase: protein MGVRYIDQVPEGFYNGKKVLMRVDFNVPMDDGGNITDDVRIRRVLKSINYLLDENAVIVLATHMGRPKGVFDARYSLEPVAKRLSRLLNKEVVFLDDCIGEKVAAAVAAAAPGAVFMLENLRFYKGETKNDAEFARSLATGIDIYVNNAFATAHRAHASVVGVTNFIPVCLGGFLMREELEYFARALKNPLRPLTAIIGGAKVSSKILAIRNLLNSVDRIIVGGAMAFTFLKAHGFGLGKSMVELDMVDQAREIFDQAIARGIRFYLPVDCVAAPSMDSYAETRVVPVQEIPKDWMGLDIGPASATLFNEVIQDSKTIVWNGPMGVFEVPIFSRGTLGMVHNIASTYALTIVGGGDTDVAVHKAGEVDRISYISTGGGAFLELMEGKILPAVKVLEECRNGSVESL from the coding sequence ATGGGAGTTCGCTATATTGATCAGGTTCCGGAGGGTTTTTATAACGGTAAAAAGGTTCTCATGCGGGTTGATTTCAATGTGCCCATGGATGACGGCGGCAATATTACCGATGATGTTCGCATCCGTCGCGTGCTGAAAAGTATCAACTATCTTCTTGATGAAAACGCGGTGATTGTTCTGGCAACCCACATGGGCCGTCCCAAAGGTGTATTTGATGCCAGATATTCGCTGGAGCCGGTAGCCAAAAGGCTGAGCCGGTTGCTCAATAAAGAAGTGGTTTTTCTTGACGATTGCATCGGTGAGAAAGTTGCGGCGGCAGTCGCGGCGGCGGCGCCGGGCGCGGTCTTCATGCTGGAAAATCTGCGTTTTTACAAAGGGGAGACCAAGAATGACGCCGAGTTCGCCCGCTCCCTGGCGACCGGTATCGATATTTATGTCAATAACGCTTTCGCGACCGCGCATCGGGCCCACGCCTCCGTGGTCGGCGTGACCAATTTTATTCCGGTTTGTCTGGGTGGTTTCCTGATGCGGGAGGAGCTTGAATATTTTGCCCGCGCCTTGAAAAATCCACTGCGACCCCTGACCGCGATTATCGGCGGCGCCAAGGTTTCAAGTAAGATTCTGGCGATTCGCAACCTTCTCAACTCGGTTGACCGGATCATCGTGGGCGGCGCCATGGCTTTTACCTTTCTCAAGGCCCACGGTTTCGGTCTCGGGAAGTCAATGGTCGAACTCGACATGGTTGATCAGGCCCGGGAGATTTTTGACCAGGCTATCGCCCGCGGCATCCGTTTCTATCTGCCGGTTGACTGTGTCGCGGCTCCGTCGATGGATTCCTATGCCGAAACCCGGGTCGTGCCGGTGCAGGAGATTCCCAAGGACTGGATGGGGCTCGATATCGGACCCGCCTCGGCAACCCTGTTCAACGAGGTGATTCAGGATTCCAAAACGATTGTCTGGAATGGCCCGATGGGGGTTTTCGAAGTGCCGATTTTCAGTCGCGGTACCCTTGGTATGGTGCATAATATTGCCAGTACCTATGCCCTGACGATTGTCGGCGGCGGTGATACCGATGTCGCCGTGCACAAGGCCGGCGAGGTTGACCGCATTTCCTATATTTCCACCGGGGGGGGCGCTTTTCTTGAATTGATGGAAGGAAAGATTCTGCCGGCGGTCAAGGTGCTGGAGGAATGCCGGAACGGATCTGTGGAGAGTCTCTGA
- the gap gene encoding type I glyceraldehyde-3-phosphate dehydrogenase, whose product MAVNVALNGFGRIGRDCLRAAVDDDRFNFEAIVSTTDDARTMAHLLKYDSVSGRLAAEVEAGDKCIIVNGRRIKLVASRDPRQVPWTDLGIDIVMECSGLYRDRAAAAVFLDLGVKRVVVSAPVKKADATIVLGVNEKSFTPEKDFVVSNASCTTNCLAPAAKVMLENFGFKRGLMTTIHSYTRDQEILDSRHKDLRRARAAAMSMIPTTTGAAAAVGMVLPALKGRIDGLAVRVPTPNVSMVDLVFESEKATSVEAVNEAFRVAASGSLKGILAVSDEPLVSIDFNHNSNSSIIDAPLTNVIDGTMIKVMAWYDNEWGYACRLNDLTAYVAQRTGLF is encoded by the coding sequence ATGGCTGTGAACGTAGCGTTAAACGGTTTTGGCAGAATCGGCAGGGATTGTCTGCGGGCCGCGGTTGATGATGACCGCTTTAACTTCGAGGCGATCGTCAGTACCACCGATGACGCCCGGACGATGGCCCATCTGCTTAAATATGATTCCGTTTCCGGCCGGCTGGCGGCCGAGGTCGAAGCCGGAGATAAATGCATTATTGTCAATGGTCGCCGGATTAAGTTGGTGGCCAGTCGCGATCCTCGGCAGGTGCCCTGGACGGATCTGGGGATTGATATCGTCATGGAATGTTCCGGCTTGTATCGCGATCGGGCGGCGGCGGCCGTTTTCCTTGATCTTGGCGTGAAGCGGGTCGTGGTTTCCGCGCCGGTAAAAAAGGCCGACGCCACCATTGTTCTCGGGGTCAATGAGAAAAGCTTTACCCCGGAAAAGGATTTCGTGGTTTCCAATGCCTCCTGTACCACTAACTGCCTGGCGCCGGCGGCCAAGGTCATGCTTGAGAACTTTGGCTTCAAACGAGGCCTGATGACCACGATTCACTCCTATACCCGGGACCAGGAAATTCTTGATTCCCGGCATAAGGATCTGCGTCGGGCCCGGGCCGCGGCCATGTCGATGATTCCGACGACCACCGGGGCGGCGGCGGCGGTGGGAATGGTCCTGCCGGCCTTGAAAGGTCGGATTGATGGTTTGGCGGTGCGTGTGCCGACCCCCAATGTTTCCATGGTCGACCTGGTTTTCGAGAGTGAAAAAGCGACCAGCGTCGAGGCGGTCAATGAAGCTTTTCGCGTGGCGGCCTCGGGTTCCTTGAAAGGTATTCTGGCGGTTTCCGATGAACCTTTGGTGTCGATTGATTTCAATCATAACTCCAACTCCTCGATTATTGACGCTCCGCTGACCAATGTTATCGACGGGACCATGATCAAGGTGATGGCCTGGTATGACAACGAATGGGGTTATGCCTGCCGTCTCAATGATCTGACGGCCTATGTCGCTCAACGGACGGGCCTGTTCTGA
- a CDS encoding cytochrome c biogenesis protein ResB has translation MKVAVKKDYSRKKSWLAGIGAVLSSLKLTIFLLITLALVSIIGTVIPQNLLREDYLKLYQESTYRILLGVGFLDMYHSWWFVLILLLLTVNLMACSWKHFPRTWRFFSQPTCLLDKELERAAANVWNRSWPALPADPASLRASLQDLWPASWSWVEHAGVLGPELHFRAEKGRWSRLGVYFVHLSVLVIFAGGIIGSVFGVKGFVNIPEGEKVATFFTYGDQRVPIGLDFEVECRAFTVDFYENGAPKEYASDLVILDQGKIVKEKIIKVNHPVSYQGFTFYQSSYGAYGGLVDLELHFRDSGLILPLKLEVGRPVRLPERWGWVEVLRYEENYMRMGPAVLVLRDPGSGGEPYQFWAFLRFPKFGEENRQTSEFGVFKKIQQRYYTGLQVNRDPGVWIVWLGCLMMILGLYVAFFMSHKRLWLRLAANPEKPGRLCLVLVGDSNKNQPSFELEFQALVEKIKGWS, from the coding sequence TTGAAAGTGGCCGTCAAAAAAGATTATTCCCGTAAGAAGTCATGGTTGGCCGGAATCGGGGCGGTTTTATCGTCTCTGAAACTGACGATCTTTCTCCTGATCACCCTGGCCCTGGTGTCGATTATCGGGACCGTTATCCCCCAGAACCTGCTGCGTGAGGACTATCTCAAGCTTTATCAGGAATCGACCTACAGGATCCTGCTCGGGGTGGGATTTCTGGATATGTATCATTCCTGGTGGTTTGTTCTGATTCTTCTTTTGTTGACCGTAAATCTCATGGCTTGTTCCTGGAAGCATTTTCCCCGCACCTGGCGTTTCTTTTCCCAGCCCACCTGCTTGCTGGATAAGGAGCTTGAACGGGCCGCGGCCAATGTCTGGAATCGATCCTGGCCGGCCCTGCCCGCCGATCCGGCGAGTCTGCGAGCTTCCCTGCAGGATTTATGGCCGGCCTCCTGGTCCTGGGTCGAGCACGCCGGAGTCCTTGGCCCGGAGCTTCATTTTCGAGCGGAAAAAGGACGCTGGAGCCGGCTCGGGGTCTATTTTGTGCATCTAAGCGTTCTGGTGATTTTTGCCGGCGGGATTATCGGTTCGGTTTTCGGGGTCAAGGGTTTTGTCAATATTCCGGAAGGCGAAAAGGTCGCTACCTTTTTTACCTACGGCGACCAACGGGTTCCGATCGGGCTCGATTTCGAGGTTGAGTGCCGAGCTTTTACGGTCGATTTTTACGAGAACGGCGCTCCTAAGGAGTACGCCAGCGATCTGGTGATTCTCGATCAAGGAAAGATCGTCAAGGAAAAGATTATTAAGGTTAATCACCCGGTTTCCTATCAGGGTTTTACCTTCTATCAGTCCAGCTACGGGGCCTATGGCGGCCTGGTAGATCTGGAGCTGCATTTTCGCGACAGCGGGCTGATTCTGCCGCTCAAACTGGAAGTTGGCCGGCCCGTGCGCCTGCCGGAAAGATGGGGCTGGGTAGAAGTTCTGCGTTACGAAGAAAACTATATGCGGATGGGTCCGGCCGTGCTGGTGCTGCGGGATCCGGGATCGGGGGGGGAACCCTATCAGTTCTGGGCCTTTCTGCGTTTTCCCAAATTTGGGGAAGAAAATCGTCAAACCTCGGAATTCGGGGTTTTTAAGAAGATTCAGCAGCGTTATTATACCGGGCTTCAGGTTAACCGGGATCCGGGGGTCTGGATCGTCTGGTTGGGGTGCCTGATGATGATTCTCGGTCTTTACGTCGCTTTTTTCATGTCCCACAAGCGGCTCTGGCTGCGTCTGGCCGCAAATCCGGAAAAACCCGGTCGTCTGTGCCTGGTACTGGTCGGTGACAGCAACAAGAACCAGCCTTCCTTTGAACTTGAATTTCAGGCGCTGGTTGAAAAAATCAAGGGCTGGAGCTGA
- the ccsB gene encoding c-type cytochrome biogenesis protein CcsB — MNTFIFSIVTFVYLAAMVVYVVYLAFRHPLVARSATVILLAGWLAQTVAIGLRWYESYELGIGHAPMSNLYESLVFFSWTIIMLYLFIEYKYKISVLGAFVTPFAFLGMAYASISPAVNETIQPLVPALQSNWLISHVVTCFLGYAAFAVSCGLSITFILKKRYEESRRRGGPLGAFPSSLVLDELVYKTIAIGFPLLTIGIVTGAAWANYAWGTYWSWDPKETWSLITWFIYAAFLHARITRGWRGIKAATLSIVGFLAVLFTYLGVNLLLSGLHSYGGS; from the coding sequence ATGAACACTTTTATTTTCAGTATCGTGACCTTTGTTTATCTGGCGGCGATGGTCGTCTACGTCGTTTATCTTGCCTTTCGCCATCCTCTGGTGGCCCGGTCGGCGACGGTTATTCTGCTGGCCGGCTGGCTGGCGCAGACCGTGGCGATCGGCCTGCGCTGGTATGAGTCCTACGAACTCGGCATCGGCCATGCTCCGATGTCCAACCTCTACGAATCGCTGGTGTTTTTTTCCTGGACGATCATTATGCTCTATCTCTTCATCGAGTATAAATATAAAATTTCGGTTCTGGGGGCTTTCGTTACTCCTTTCGCGTTTCTTGGAATGGCTTACGCATCGATCTCGCCGGCGGTCAATGAGACCATTCAACCGCTGGTGCCGGCGTTACAGAGCAACTGGCTGATTTCCCATGTTGTGACCTGTTTCCTCGGCTATGCCGCCTTTGCCGTGTCCTGCGGTCTGAGTATTACCTTTATTCTCAAAAAACGCTACGAAGAAAGTCGGCGGCGTGGCGGTCCACTCGGGGCCTTTCCCAGCTCCTTGGTTCTGGATGAGCTGGTTTACAAAACCATCGCCATCGGTTTTCCCCTGCTGACCATCGGTATCGTGACCGGTGCGGCCTGGGCCAATTATGCCTGGGGTACTTACTGGAGCTGGGATCCCAAGGAGACCTGGTCCTTGATTACCTGGTTTATCTACGCCGCCTTTCTGCACGCCAGAATTACTCGCGGCTGGCGCGGGATCAAGGCCGCAACCCTTTCGATTGTCGGATTTCTGGCGGTTTTGTTTACCTATTTGGGGGTCAACCTGCTGCTTTCCGGTCTGCACAGCTACGGTGGTAGTTGA
- the secG gene encoding preprotein translocase subunit SecG: MREPVLTSLIIAVHVIVSFILIVVILLQSGSAGGMGAAFGGGGSQSLFGGSGSGKFFTRLTAIVAALFMITSISLTVMSAHRAKGTVMEDYQTPVAVEAQAPTETPAASAPSTVAETPAPLPAEAAPAAENVGAGSEKPAGE, encoded by the coding sequence ATTCGGGAGCCAGTCTTGACCTCATTGATAATCGCCGTTCATGTTATCGTCAGTTTTATTCTGATCGTTGTCATTCTTTTACAGTCGGGAAGTGCCGGCGGTATGGGAGCGGCTTTTGGTGGTGGCGGCAGCCAGTCGCTTTTCGGGGGGTCCGGCTCAGGTAAGTTCTTTACCCGCTTGACCGCCATCGTGGCGGCCTTGTTCATGATCACCTCGATTTCGCTGACCGTGATGTCGGCTCATCGCGCCAAAGGCACCGTCATGGAAGACTACCAGACGCCGGTGGCTGTAGAGGCTCAGGCTCCGACTGAGACCCCGGCTGCGTCCGCGCCGTCGACTGTCGCGGAGACCCCCGCACCGCTGCCGGCGGAAGCCGCGCCGGCGGCTGAAAATGTCGGCGCGGGATCGGAAAAGCCCGCCGGCGAATAG